The Clostridia bacterium genome includes a region encoding these proteins:
- a CDS encoding DNA polymerase III subunit alpha has product MTDFVHLHVHSEYSLLDGACRIKELVSRAKEMGQTAVAITDHGVMYGAVDFYKECRAQGIKPIIGCEVYVAPRTRFDKEHAYDSNYNHLILLCENDEGYHNLMKLVSVGFTEGFYVKPRVDEETLRKYSRGLICLSGCIAGEVPQKLLYGDYDGAKRAALKHLEIFGEGNYFLEVQDHDMDEERRVLPQLKQLSEETGIPMAATNDAHYITKDDALLQRVLMCVQMNRTLDDPEKYGFPTDEFYLKTGDEMAERFGGFDGAIENTVKIAERCNVEIEFGVTKLPYFVPENNETPYDCLCRLCFEGMKKRYGENHPKEITDRLDYEIKTISKMGYVEYYLIVHDFIHYAKTHDIPVGPGRGSGAGSLVAYCIGITGIDPIKYGLIFERFLNPERISMPDFDVDFCVEKRGQVINYISSKYGESHVAQIITFGTMAARAAIRDVGRVLGMPYSDVDRISKMIPFMTDLTTALARNRELREKYDEGGQTKKLIDLALRAEGMPRHASTHAAGVVITRGEVTEYVPLMKNSDSIVTQYPMGTLEQLGLLKIDCLGLRNLTVIDNAVKAIRRKWPGFDINEISHEEKRVYDMLSKGHTEGVFQLESAGMRNLLSSLKPKHLEDIIAAISLYRPGPMDSIPKYLEYRAHPERIKYDHPLLENILKVTSGCVIYQEQVMQIVRDLAGYSLGRADLVRRAMSKKKADVMKKERHNFIYGKPEDEDGPAIDGCVKRGVDEKTANRIFDDMMSFASYAFNKSHAAAYAIVAYQTAYLKALYPKEYMAALLTSVMGSAEKIAEYINECRRINIRILPPSINESFESFVAGEDGIRVGLLTIKGVGLKYLNDCVREREANGKYKSVFDFIRRTAKFDSNKRAIESLIKCGAFDGLGATRKQMLTSYEAYMSQVSASKNRNLEGQTSLFGFIEQREDLSEPRLENVGEYPITDLLRMEKETLGLYVSGHPMSGYEDKVKRRGCVDIARVLTESSEEYGGIKDGDIVSVAGIAAEIKKKATKNGQLMAFVTLEDMSGQIECLLFPNVYEKLAPRISEEKPLFVRGRVSVHEEEAAKLVANEASLLTDPVTEPRRAAYEEPEREEPPRRNMRSGLYLKVPSKSSREFERAMKLIAVFEGETPVYFYFDDEKSLKCAPRGSFVQFNDVLFGELKKQLGDGAVKFVN; this is encoded by the coding sequence ATGACCGACTTCGTCCACCTTCACGTTCACAGCGAATACAGTCTCCTTGACGGCGCGTGCCGCATCAAGGAGCTTGTTTCGCGTGCGAAGGAAATGGGGCAGACGGCGGTCGCGATAACCGACCACGGCGTAATGTACGGCGCGGTCGATTTTTATAAGGAATGCAGAGCGCAGGGGATAAAGCCGATCATCGGCTGCGAGGTCTACGTCGCTCCGCGCACGCGCTTTGACAAAGAGCACGCGTATGACTCAAACTACAACCATCTTATCCTGCTGTGTGAAAACGACGAGGGCTATCACAATCTGATGAAGCTCGTTTCCGTCGGATTCACCGAGGGCTTTTACGTCAAGCCGCGAGTGGACGAAGAAACGCTGCGCAAATACAGCCGCGGGCTGATCTGCCTTTCCGGCTGTATTGCCGGGGAAGTCCCGCAAAAACTCCTTTACGGCGACTACGACGGCGCGAAGCGCGCCGCGCTGAAGCACCTTGAGATATTCGGCGAGGGCAACTACTTCCTCGAGGTCCAGGATCACGATATGGACGAGGAACGCCGCGTCCTGCCGCAGCTCAAACAGCTTTCCGAAGAAACCGGCATACCGATGGCGGCGACCAACGACGCGCACTATATCACGAAGGACGACGCGCTGCTTCAGCGCGTGCTTATGTGCGTGCAGATGAACCGCACGCTCGACGATCCGGAGAAGTACGGGTTTCCCACCGATGAGTTTTATCTGAAGACCGGCGATGAAATGGCGGAACGCTTCGGCGGTTTCGACGGCGCGATCGAAAACACCGTGAAGATCGCCGAGCGCTGCAACGTTGAGATCGAATTCGGCGTTACAAAGCTGCCGTATTTCGTGCCGGAAAACAACGAAACCCCTTACGACTGCCTCTGCCGCCTGTGCTTTGAGGGAATGAAAAAACGCTACGGCGAAAATCATCCGAAAGAGATTACCGACCGCCTCGATTACGAGATAAAGACCATAAGCAAGATGGGGTACGTCGAGTATTATCTCATCGTCCACGACTTCATACACTATGCCAAAACGCACGATATACCCGTCGGACCCGGCAGGGGAAGCGGCGCCGGAAGTCTCGTCGCGTACTGCATCGGCATAACCGGCATCGACCCGATAAAATACGGGCTGATATTCGAGCGTTTTCTCAATCCCGAGCGCATTTCGATGCCTGATTTTGACGTTGATTTCTGCGTTGAGAAGCGCGGGCAGGTCATCAACTACATCTCGTCGAAATACGGCGAAAGCCACGTCGCGCAGATAATCACCTTCGGAACGATGGCGGCTCGCGCGGCGATACGCGACGTCGGCAGAGTGCTCGGAATGCCTTATTCCGACGTCGACCGCATCTCGAAGATGATCCCGTTCATGACCGACCTGACTACCGCGCTCGCGCGCAATAGAGAACTGCGCGAAAAATACGACGAGGGCGGGCAGACAAAGAAGCTTATCGACCTCGCGCTCCGCGCCGAGGGGATGCCGCGCCATGCGTCCACCCACGCCGCGGGCGTCGTGATAACACGAGGCGAGGTCACAGAGTACGTTCCGCTGATGAAAAACTCCGACTCGATCGTCACGCAATACCCGATGGGGACTCTCGAGCAGCTCGGATTGCTGAAGATAGACTGCCTCGGGCTCCGTAACCTTACCGTTATCGACAACGCCGTCAAGGCGATACGCCGCAAATGGCCCGGTTTCGATATCAACGAGATATCCCACGAGGAAAAGCGCGTCTACGATATGCTGTCGAAAGGGCATACCGAGGGCGTATTTCAGCTTGAATCGGCGGGGATGCGCAACCTGCTTTCGTCGCTGAAACCGAAACATCTCGAAGATATCATAGCCGCCATTTCGCTTTACCGGCCCGGCCCTATGGATTCGATCCCGAAATATCTCGAATACCGCGCGCATCCGGAAAGAATAAAATACGACCACCCGCTGCTTGAGAACATCCTCAAGGTGACAAGCGGCTGCGTGATATATCAGGAGCAGGTAATGCAGATCGTCCGCGACCTCGCCGGCTATTCGCTCGGCAGGGCGGACCTCGTCCGCCGCGCGATGAGCAAAAAGAAAGCGGACGTGATGAAAAAGGAGCGTCACAACTTCATCTACGGCAAGCCCGAAGACGAAGACGGCCCCGCCATAGACGGCTGCGTCAAGCGCGGAGTCGACGAAAAGACGGCTAACCGCATTTTCGACGATATGATGTCTTTTGCGTCGTACGCGTTCAATAAATCCCACGCCGCCGCGTACGCGATAGTCGCTTACCAGACCGCCTATCTGAAGGCGCTTTATCCGAAGGAATACATGGCGGCGCTGCTGACAAGCGTAATGGGCAGCGCGGAAAAGATAGCCGAATACATCAACGAGTGCAGGCGTATAAACATCAGGATCCTGCCGCCGAGCATAAACGAGAGCTTCGAGAGCTTCGTAGCCGGCGAGGACGGAATTCGCGTCGGGCTTCTTACTATAAAAGGCGTCGGCTTGAAGTATCTGAACGACTGCGTGCGCGAAAGGGAAGCGAACGGAAAATACAAGTCTGTATTCGATTTCATCAGGCGTACAGCGAAGTTCGATTCCAACAAGCGCGCGATTGAAAGCTTGATAAAGTGCGGCGCGTTCGACGGGCTCGGCGCGACTCGTAAGCAAATGCTTACGAGTTACGAAGCGTATATGTCGCAGGTTTCCGCGTCAAAGAATCGCAACCTCGAGGGTCAGACCTCGCTTTTCGGCTTTATCGAACAGCGCGAGGATCTGTCTGAACCGCGGCTTGAAAACGTGGGAGAATACCCGATCACCGACTTGCTCCGCATGGAAAAGGAAACGCTCGGGCTTTACGTTTCCGGTCACCCGATGAGCGGCTACGAAGATAAGGTCAAACGCCGCGGATGCGTCGATATCGCGCGCGTGCTCACGGAATCCTCCGAGGAATACGGAGGTATAAAGGACGGCGATATCGTTTCTGTCGCGGGGATCGCGGCGGAAATCAAGAAAAAAGCCACAAAGAACGGGCAGCTTATGGCGTTCGTAACGCTTGAAGATATGAGCGGACAGATCGAGTGTCTGCTTTTCCCGAACGTATATGAAAAACTCGCGCCGCGGATATCGGAGGAAAAGCCGCTTTTCGTCCGGGGCAGAGTCAGCGTTCACGAGGAGGAGGCGGCGAAGCTCGTCGCGAACGAGGCGTCACTGCTGACCGATCCGGTCACGGAACCGCGCCGCGCCGCGTACGAAGAGCCGGAAAGGGAAGAGCCGCCGCGCAGGAATATGCGCAGCGGACTCTATCTGAAGGTGCCGTCGAAGTCATCGCGTGAGTTTGAGCGCGCGATGAAGCTTATCGCCGTCTTCGAGGGCGAAACGCCCGTGTATTTCTACTTCGACGATGAGAAATCGCTGAAATGCGCGCCGCGAGGCAGCTTTGTGCAGTTCAATGACGTGCTTTTCGGCGAGCTGAAAAAGCAGCTCGGCGACGGCGCGGTCAAATTCGTCAACTGA
- the sigK gene encoding RNA polymerase sporulation sigma factor SigK yields the protein MIYGILLLLINAAFFALEVGVAGFFPKPLSQKEEKEALERMKNGDTSARDTLIEHNLRLVAHIVKKYHSDAKDQDDLISIGTIGLIKAIGTFKTDKGINLSTYAARCIENEILMYFRALKKTGAEVYIDDPIDTDKDGNAIRLLDVICSEEDTFENISRMMENEKLRRCVQGLNGRERRIIVMRYGLDNRRPRTQREVAAQLNISRSYVSRIEKRALTKLRALLESEGVS from the coding sequence ATGATTTACGGCATACTGCTTTTGCTGATAAACGCGGCGTTTTTCGCGCTCGAGGTCGGCGTGGCGGGTTTCTTCCCAAAACCGCTTTCACAAAAGGAAGAAAAGGAAGCGCTTGAGCGGATGAAAAACGGCGACACGAGCGCGCGCGATACTCTTATAGAGCACAATCTGCGCCTCGTGGCGCATATCGTCAAGAAATACCATTCCGACGCGAAGGACCAGGACGATCTCATTTCGATAGGCACGATAGGACTTATAAAGGCGATAGGCACCTTCAAAACCGACAAAGGCATAAATCTTTCCACGTACGCGGCGCGGTGTATTGAGAATGAGATACTGATGTATTTCCGGGCACTTAAAAAGACCGGCGCGGAAGTTTACATAGACGATCCGATAGATACGGATAAAGACGGAAACGCAATCCGGCTGCTCGACGTGATATGCAGCGAGGAAGACACGTTCGAGAACATCTCGCGGATGATGGAAAATGAAAAACTCCGGCGGTGCGTTCAAGGCCTCAACGGACGCGAACGCCGCATCATAGTTATGCGCTACGGGCTTGACAACCGCCGACCGCGAACGCAGCGCGAGGTCGCGGCACAGCTTAATATTTCGCGCTCTTACGTTTCGCGTATCGAAAAGCGGGCGCTGACGAAGCTTCGCGCACTTCTCGAAAGCGAGGGCGTCAGTTGA